GATTGTCTCGGACGGTCACACTGAACTTGGTGGATTTGCTTAGGTTGATCAAGAGTAGAGTGACGCCTGCCTGTATGTATTGTGAAGCACATTAGAAACAACCGAGTCTTTAGATCGGTATCGACTGACTCCAGGAGTGCATTACAAGGTTAAATAGTAAAGATTATCGTCACAATCAGACGGTTCTTCTTATCGATATCAaaatgaataaataaaataaaatacaatCTTGAAAGACAGTTATCTACTAATGCAAAATCAGTGGTAGAACACAGGATAGAAATTTCCAAATGCTGCAATTCTTGAAAGAACAATCTTTTTATCCTCAAGTTGTATCGTATCAGAAGGCAACTGGTTCGGTTCCCACAAATTTCACCGAAACCTGACTATGTCTTCTCATCAGAACTCATCCCAAACCTGATTAAAGGGCATTCAAACTTCAATTAAGTGGATCATGTAGCCCCGGATATCTGAAATTGGGTAGCTGCTACGCACCACAAACCCAAACCCAAGCACGACTTGAAACATATTCCCCTATCTAAACTAAGGAAATCTGACTAAAGGGTCGGTTCGACTATCTATTCAAAAACCAAACTACTGTCATCGTTGGTATTGTAATGAAAGTAAAGTAGTTATTGAGTATATCTGCAGCAAGTTTAATGTAAGCTTAAGGTTTTTGAAAAACATCAGCTGCATAAATCCAGACAATATAGAAATCAATCAAGAATGGTGTCAATAGAATTCTGTACCTTTCCCTTCCTGCAATGACCGTATGCTCGCAAGTATGATGAGCCACTGATGTCGATGGAAAGAACTCCTTTCCCCATTAGCCGATGCCACAATAGTGCACTGGTAAGAAGACTCAAAGAGGATCAACTAGGTGACTTAAAATTTGCTCATGTTTCCAAGCATATGACTATAAGATAATTGGTGACTTGGATGCTTGCCTGTAGTAATCAGGATTTGGTGTGAGAGTGTGTGTGTCGAGGAGACCATAATTCCCTCCAATCAAGGTCTGTCTGCAATAGACCTTAGTGTTGTACTTTGATGCCATGCCCAGTTGATCCAAGTACCTATACTATGTCAAATAAGTTTTTTGTCTGCAATTTCACATGAAACCGGGgatgcaagaagaaaaaaaaagtaaattaccAGAAGCTGTCGAGAAATTTATTTGACACACGACGACTTCCACTGTTGTAAGCACCACCAGCTTCTCCAACCCAAGCGGATGACCATGGTCCATGTCTTTCTATTGTAAGTTGGAGATTTCTGAATGTATCTGTTATCCGACTTAAATATTGGGGATCCAGTATCTTACTCTCGATACGGTAATCATCACCTGCAGCAGTCAAGTTGATGTTTAATCATTTATAATGTCTCCCTGTCTATACAGAAATTCCTTTGGTCATAAACTGCCCAATATTACCACCAAGGGATTCTGAATTATTGACGCAAAGAATTTTTGGCATAACAATGATATCATTCAAGTTTCTAGTAGTCTTGTCTTCTTTAGAATTCCAAATGCCTTTCCTGTATACATGATTCTCCTGGAGGAGCAACACGTAAACAATAGTTGTGCAATTCTACTTCTTCTATATTGCTATACATGAAAAATTGGTCTTACAGATGGCCTTATTTGCTCCATCTGATACCACGATGATCCAATCAAAAGGAAACATTAAAACTTTTAGTTGGCAAGTGGATGGTTTTCCAATTGATCAGAGGATGATGTTGCGGGAATAAGTATAATAATCCCTTGACTACAGGACTTTCTTTTATAAGGACTCGACATTGCATACTGTCAGGTGATGATGAGTTCATAAGCATGAAGATTTCATTTTTAGCAGGAATTCCTATTCAAAAtggtagaagaagagaagagcaTGATCAATACAAAGCTTAGATATCAAACAGAAGTCCAGTAAGAAGCTAAATGTCTTATTTCTGGTTTAATAATTGGGAATAGCAATTCCCAGATTTGATGTTTGTAATTTCACCTAATAAATACATGCCAAAGGTAATGTGGTAAGGGAAACAAAGACACAGATAAATCAGATCTTTCCCATTTTCTTCTCTCTTATGTGTCTTAAGTCATCAAAGAGAATTCTCCAATGGACAGCGTCTTCTACATTCTACGCAAATTTCTACACTCACCTGGGCCAAGATTATATATATGATGTGTCAAAGCATTGACGACACCCCGACCTGAAGCTTGTAATAGCTGAGTATACCATTTTTGATCAAAGAATCCTCCAGGGGCAACTAGCAACGGTCGCATGCGTGAATTTTTATATAACTCCTTAAGAAGAGTTTGAAGGCCAATCAGATCTTTTGCATACTGTTCGGCGCTAACCCTTGCACTAACACCGCTTCCGCTCAATTCATTTCCTGATGCATCAAACAGGACACATTTAGGTTTTGGTAGAATGGATTTTCTTGCAGAAAAGAGTGTGTAGAAAAGACATACCGAATTCCCATGAATCAACCGGATATCCTCTTGAAattgtgtacttaatgaaatcaCGAGCATTTGTGGAGTTCCAGTTACCGACCCACATACCATTGTGTACAGGGTGCCTCCCATTTAGTGCATTCAGACCAAATGTGATTATCGCCCTGCAAACACAAAATCACATAACTATgatcattttatatttttgataacAAGAAAAATACAGACATTTAAGTGATATGATGCACGATACAGAATGTTATAATTACGAAAGTACATATTAGAACTCAAATGTTATTTCCTAACATCAGGAATTACTTAGAAAGTTTATCAAAATGCAGTCATGGAATAAAGCAATTAATACAGAGAAAAAATGCTTATGTGGTTAGCCTTTTTGGGTAGAGTACTTTGTCGAGTCTGCTTCATGCTTTATGCATCTGGCAATTAATCGATCCAGGAATAAGCTAATATCTTTATGTAATTGACTACCATTCCAAATTTATGCTCATCACAGTAGCAATAAACTTATTTAACCCAACACGTCATAAAAGCATCTAATTTGAATACACGAAGCATGAAATGCAGATAATTAAACTAGATCTTGGAGCTGATATCTTCCTGATCAACTCATGTATGAAAAGAAAATCCATACATTTCAACGGTGATTGCTTAAACAGATAAAAATGATGTAGTTGAAACAGATAAATTTGTGATCAGGCTTTTGATCGATGTCCAGATAATTTCAGATCGAGGTTTTGTTCAATGTCAACTCTGATCCATCTCAATTTAGCATGGCGAAAATGACAGCTAGAAGAAATAAAGAAACTTTGATGCAAACCTACCCCGTCCTCTGAAACAGAAGGTTTAGCTTGTCCCATCTTGACATGCTCAAACATCCTTCGGAGAAACCAAACAAACCACCGCTCATCTTGGAAAAAGGAAGACAGGGATGTCCCAATGTCGGCACACCATACACTACTTGGTCTTGCAAAGAGCCTCCAATTCTTATCCGCAAATGTTCAAAAGCTGAAATTTTACAAACAAAAACATAAAATGACATGCATACTTTCTCAAACAGATCTAGTGGTAGTTCTTAGGGAACATCACATAAAAAAGAATGAGAAATTCCTAGCATAAAGGTGATGATTCAACTATGAGAATTAACATTTCTGACATGTTGAAGCTAAATGCTGAAACAAAGAAGTCGTTACCTTGAATGGCATTAGATAGGAATGGATGAGTTAAGTCCTGCATAAACCATGGAACCACAAATTGTTGTTACTATTTCCTGCAGAGTGCAAATAAGACGAGATATTCTGGACTAACTAGACGATACCGAAAAGAAATTTACCAGATTCAGAACTGACGACTGTCCCCATGGACATTGGTTATAGTTACACTTCTGAGGAGGCCACCAATCGAGAGTGGCACAAACAAAACTATCATCAGTCTCAGCAACTATATCAGATCCTTTGACTATGATTGTTACATATGGGGATTCCTCTGATAAAGTTCCACTGATGAAACAGAGGATAGAGAGCAGAAGCTGAAGAATCATTCCTGCCGATCCAAAGTTTTGATGCTCCGATTAAAGAAGAAGCTGAAGAGCACAAGAAAAAACGAAGAGCAGTTAAATCAACAAACACAAGAAAATATGAACTGTTGTTATGTTACTCTTTCCCAAGAAAAAGCGAGTAAACCCATACTACCTCGAATTCTTTGCTTCAAGATTAAGATAGACCACAAGAAATTATAGAGTATATCTGAAGTTACATGGGCTAATTAATCAGAGAAAGCATGGATACTTGAATGCTTGTCACCGAAGTCAATCTAAGAGCATCTAATTCCATCGCAACCCTTAAATTCAATGAACAATCAGCCAGGTGATGTTGTCACCTTAAAACATGTGTGAAATGTGAAAATCtaaaccttctctctctctctctctctctctctctctctctcttacacacacacacacacacacacacacacacatacagaaTCCGAATCTTGAATCTCACCATTATGTGAATGGAATCAAGATCTGACTTTAGGAAAGGCCAACATCTTAAAGATCGAATCCTGAGAGCAACCAAGATCAAAGATTGGACACAGTCATATGAAACGGCACAAGATAGACACAATAAAGTGGGCATTTTGTCGGAAATTTCGACCTCTACAAAcagaagagaagagcttcgactaATAAGCAACAACAGTATCGACCATCACAGATCCCAATCTTTCTAATCTTGGAAGATAAATCTAACAAAAGCTAATGCCAAGAGCTGCGAGTCGACTAACCGAAGCAATCGAAAGAAGGACCTCGCACCAAACCTGCGACGCAACCCAGCGCTTCAGCTGCTATCCTGATGGGAATCCTCGCATGTACAATAACAGCTTTTCTTATGCGAAAACTCGCAGCCTTTCCTCCTCTGATCCTTACTCTATCTCCGTCGGATCCCGACAAGATAAGTATGTCTCACTGCGGTAAAATGTGTGGGTGGATAGATCTTGCCAACTCGAATTAGATTCGGCTAATTTAGCAGTAGGTCCGAGGTATCTTTTTCCCATTGGTCCATTTAAGGCTGTCCCATTATGACATCATAAGATATTTTCGtacaataatatattaatcaatccaaatattttaataaaaataatcaatATTATTCTTAATCTCTAAATAAACAGTGagcagaaaagagaaaaaaaaaaacctttctgAATGTCTTAATATcgacaataaaaaataaatagatatcAAGGaaagatcattaaaaaaaaagcttATTCTCTTAATATCGACAATAAGCTCTTATTAAACTGTGAGCagagaaactatatatatatatatatatacatactgaatatttataatatcttgacctccaaaaaaaagaaaaaaagattgatCTCAAGATGACAGAAAAAGGATCACAGAGGACAATATTTATTAGATTACTTGCATTTATTGGCCAAAGAGGAGAAGAGTTTGGAGAAGCCTGCAGTCACTTCAGTAGCAGagaataaatacatatatacacagaGACTTTTCAGAATGTCTTGATTCACAACAAGAATAGATGCATCTCAAGACAAGAGATGTTAGAAGATCACTGGCATCTCATTAACAATCGACCAAGGAAAACAGATGGGCAGCTATGGAGTCATTTCAGTGAATCTTGATCTCCACAACATAAATTTTATGGATAGATTGACAATGTCATGACACCTTCATTTTATTAATGATATGGACAACTCTGCAGTCACTTTCAGTAGGTAGCAGGTAGCATCCAAAAaggcatatatatttttttcttttggtagATAAATGTACACTTGATTAAGGTTATTTTACCGAGGGAATTAAGTCCAACAAATTCTACCTAAGCTCTCATTCATAAACAGAAGATATGCATGCCATCCATCTCTTGGAGGAATTCCACTCTCCATTGACCCTTTTTTTTTACTGGAATAGATGTGACTCACAAAAGCAGAACATGAAAGACATGTCTGTTCCTCATCCTGAGTTTTTGCTTGCTTGACTTTTGTCTCCTGTGTGGATCTGTTCATGCATACATGCTCTTTTATGTCTCTAAACTTGGGTCTTCACTCCTGTATACTGACTGAAGACTGCCAACCACCATGATTAAATGCTCTAGATCCAATTATTAGGCACAAAGTCCCATTTAAACTGTCCTCACTCCTCTTTTTGATGTAAACATTTCTCctttttctcatcttttttgTTCCAAATGCCGGACAAATGGTCACAGACAGACAGCCAGCCAGTTCTGCACGCTTTCTGTGCAGaggacaggaaaattatgtgatcAACAACACAATACGAAGCCTGAGGCTGTACAAGGAGGCCAGTCATAAAGAGGACAAACAAACACAAGGATCTGTTCTCGACGAAGAGAATCAAAACCCTGAACAAACCTAGAAAAAGTCAAGGAATCAGCAACATCCTTGCACGTTTATAACTTCATACATTCTTGATTTCTTTCGTAGAAGACAAGGGTCACCCAagcataaacaagaaagaaggggAGCAAAGAACAAAAGAATACACAACTTATTTATTGTTCAACCACTCAAAATATGTGGATCTGATGAGTATGGAACATGCAACGTCCAATTATTACCCAAGTAGGAAAACAAGGGACAGAATTTCTATGAACAATTAATAAGCCTGTTGACCCTATTCTCAAGTTTATTCCTGTTTCTTGATACATATGGAAACCTTCTGTTCGTTGCATATTGTTTTGCAATCCAATCTCCTAAAGATTCAATACCGCAGGTAGAAATTTATATGCCAAACAGTCGCCAAAACTAAGCATCACAAAGAATTCATGGAGCTGCAAGCGGAGCTCCTTTTCTTTCTTGGAGAGAGATGACACTTTCAAAAGCACCGACCAGGGCCTTCACCTTGCTCTTCCTGGTCTCAACAAGTTTACTTGCAGTTTCCTCGATCACCTGATTCAACAAACCTTTTGTGTCTTTCTTTTCCCGCACATCTTGATGTCTCAAAACAACAGTAGGTGCTTTTGATATAGGGGTATATGAACCAGCGGAACCTGGCCCTGGCCCACTCCTGTAGCCCTTTGTCTGTACATCACCTTTAGAATTTTTCTTGTTGCTTGCTGTTCTAGCCAACCTAAATCTGAGTATTCTTGGAGCATTGTTCTCATGTTGCAAGCTAACAACCTTACCTCTGCTGAACTTTAATTTGTAGGCCGTGGAAATTTTATCTCCCGAGTCAACAGTTGCAGTTCTTCTATTTTTGCTCTGGATTTCACCCTTTGAAATAACACTAGACATTTTCTGTGTTACAGCTTTTCGCAAACCAGATTTACTCACTTCACCTAATTTAGGCCCAGAGTTGCAATCTTTCTCATCTGATGGATTTGAATTGTGCTTCTTCAGATTTTTCTTCGTAGTCTTGAGATTTACTTTCTCAGATTTCGGCTCACTAACACTTGAAGCTTCTTTCTTCTTTGCTGGTTTTCCAGATCTTGTTTCATTTTTCACTTGGGAGGCAGGCCTCACATTCCTGTGTATCCATGACTTTGTGGTCGAGACTCTACTAGTATGAGGCTTCAGCGACCGAGAAGATAATGACTGGCCCAGTACTTTCTCCCTTCGATCTGGCTGACTTGAAACCTTGGTTATCTTCTTGTTCCTATGAGTGAGTCCTCCTGAAGAAGTTGATTGGGATGCAGCTTTAAAAGAGAGATTCTTGATTTTTATCGAGGTGGCACGTTGAACAGATGCATCATGGTCCTTGCTCGCCGATGTAGCTTTTTTCCTGACTACTCTAGGAGTTACAGGTGTCATCCTCTGTTTAGTCTCTGGCTTGACAGAAGATATTGTTTTCCGTAGAGTTGGTGCAATCCTGCCATTTGGCACCCCAGATAGATCAGTCTTCGCTTGCCTAATGACTTTAGGTCTGTCGGAAGCACCTACTACTTTGTTTGGTCTCTTGATCTTGTCCGCATCTCTCTTTGCTTTGACACCCATACCAGACCCACTTACCTGTTTTCCTTTCTTAGATAATCCTTCCTCTTGATAGACAAATGAACCTGTAGCCATTCCAGTGGAACATGTTGCTTCTTGTTTCGCAGCTATATCTTCCTCGATATATCCTTCTGCACCATTGGCATGTCGATTCCCGGTCGACGTCACATCCTCAGAATTCTCAGGTTTCATGCTTGAGAGTAAATCAGATGATCTGAGTGATCCTATCGATTCATCAGGTGATGTGTCTGATCGGCAGGATGCTATATGCTCAGCAGATGCTTTGTCTTCCATGACAGTCATATGCGGGGCTGAATCACTGCTATGTTGCAttgatgatgaaatcataaaCTTTATTATAACAGGTTCAGCAGATGATTCTTCCGTAGGTGCAAGCTCACCATTCTCAGTTGCTTTCTGATCAAGATTGATGCTTGCATTCGTCTCAGATGATCTTTCTGATCGATTACTTGGTTTCTGCTCGGTAGATTCATTGCTCGTCGAGATGAATGATGGGGTCATTTGCTTGATGCTAGTTGATTCATCTAATGTTTCATCAGCTTGACTTCCAGGTGAATGCCCGAGAAAGACATCCGTCGCCTGGTCATCTGAAGGAAAATTAAACTTATAACTTGAGGATTCTTGAACTGATCCATCTCCCAGATTTGCAAGTGAGTCAGAAATCTGAATTATCTTCTCTGGTGGCACATCATTCTCTTCAACAACCACAGGCTTCTTGGTGCCTTGATTTTTTTCCTTAGACACCACTGGCTTAGGATATTCTTTCTTCCGCTTCTCTTGTTGGGTTGCAACATTCGTTTTATTATTTCCATCTTCAGATATCTCTTTATTGACTAAAAACTTTTGACGAACAGGATGTCTTTTCTTGATTTCAAGATCATGCTTTTTTCCATACTTGCAAAAATCATGGCAAGAACTTGTAGAGGATCTGAGGTAATG
The DNA window shown above is from Musa acuminata AAA Group cultivar baxijiao chromosome BXJ2-4, Cavendish_Baxijiao_AAA, whole genome shotgun sequence and carries:
- the LOC135611328 gene encoding uncharacterized protein LOC135611328, giving the protein MSEEAMERVIEPVTPEVPKPKSSVGRNSTGKTKSGASPSFPEGEEKPLPHYLRSSTSSCHDFCKYGKKHDLEIKKRHPVRQKFLVNKEISEDGNNKTNVATQQEKRKKEYPKPVVSKEKNQGTKKPVVVEENDVPPEKIIQISDSLANLGDGSVQESSSYKFNFPSDDQATDVFLGHSPGSQADETLDESTSIKQMTPSFISTSNESTEQKPSNRSERSSETNASINLDQKATENGELAPTEESSAEPVIIKFMISSSMQHSSDSAPHMTVMEDKASAEHIASCRSDTSPDESIGSLRSSDLLSSMKPENSEDVTSTGNRHANGAEGYIEEDIAAKQEATCSTGMATGSFVYQEEGLSKKGKQVSGSGMGVKAKRDADKIKRPNKVVGASDRPKVIRQAKTDLSGVPNGRIAPTLRKTISSVKPETKQRMTPVTPRVVRKKATSASKDHDASVQRATSIKIKNLSFKAASQSTSSGGLTHRNKKITKVSSQPDRREKVLGQSLSSRSLKPHTSRVSTTKSWIHRNVRPASQVKNETRSGKPAKKKEASSVSEPKSEKVNLKTTKKNLKKHNSNPSDEKDCNSGPKLGEVSKSGLRKAVTQKMSSVISKGEIQSKNRRTATVDSGDKISTAYKLKFSRGKVVSLQHENNAPRILRFRLARTASNKKNSKGDVQTKGYRSGPGPGSAGSYTPISKAPTVVLRHQDVREKKDTKGLLNQVIEETASKLVETRKSKVKALVGAFESVISLQERKGAPLAAP
- the LOC103982167 gene encoding heparanase-like protein 2 — encoded protein: MILQLLLSILCFISGTLSEESPYVTIIVKGSDIVAETDDSFVCATLDWWPPQKCNYNQCPWGQSSVLNLDLTHPFLSNAIQAFEHLRIRIGGSLQDQVVYGVPTLGHPCLPFSKMSGGLFGFSEGCLSMSRWDKLNLLFQRTGAIITFGLNALNGRHPVHNGMWVGNWNSTNARDFIKYTISRGYPVDSWEFGNELSGSGVSARVSAEQYAKDLIGLQTLLKELYKNSRMRPLLVAPGGFFDQKWYTQLLQASGRGVVNALTHHIYNLGPGDDYRIESKILDPQYLSRITDTFRNLQLTIERHGPWSSAWVGEAGGAYNSGSRRVSNKFLDSFWYLDQLGMASKYNTKVYCRQTLIGGNYGLLDTHTLTPNPDYYSALLWHRLMGKGVLSIDISGSSYLRAYGHCRKGKAGVTLLLINLSKSTKFSVTVRDNLNAIPAEGGDIQTDNSFVHSFKRVLSWMGRKASSESESREEYHLTGKGRDHLSQTVLLNGIPLELTEDGKIPPLNPVYVPASSPLHVAPLSIAFVVLPNFEAQACS